Within Micromonospora narathiwatensis, the genomic segment CCCGCCGGAACTGGCCACGCTCACCCAGGCCGGGCTCGGCTTCATCGAGATCTGCCCGCCGGGGGTGGACAAGTCCACCGGGCTCAGCGTGGTGGCCGAACGGCTCGGCGTCGACCCGGCGGAGGTGCTGGTCTTCGGGGACCAGCCGAACGACCTGCCGATGTTCGGCTGGGCCGGCTGGGCGCGGGTGGCGGTGGCCAACGCCCATCCGGAGGTCCGCGCGGCGGCCGACGAGATCACCCTGCGCAACGACGACGACGGAGTGGCGATCTACCTGGACCGACTACTCTCCCGGTGATGGGAGAGAGACCTCGGCTGATCGCGACCGACATCGACGGCACGCTGCTCCGGGACGACCGGACGCTGAGCCCGCGCACCGTCGGGGTGCTGGCCCGGATCTCGGCGGCGGGCACGCCGGTCGTGCTGGTCACCGGCCGTCCGATCCGCTGGCTCCAACTCGTGTACGACCAGCTCGCCGAGCCGCTGCCGGCGATCTGCGCCAACGGGGCGGTGGTGTACGACCCGGTTGCCGACGAGGTGCTCCGGGCCGACCCGCTCGCCCCCGAACTGCTCGCCGAGGTGGCCCGGCGGCTGCGGGCCCAGGTGCCCGGGGTGAGCTTCGCGGTGGAGATCGTGGACAGCCGGCAGATGCGGCACGAGGTGCACTACCCGCTGCGCTGGGACGCCGACACCGACGCGATCCGGGCCATCGAGTCGCCGGAGGAGTTGCTGGCCGTACCGGCGGTGAAGCTGCTGGCGCGGGCCGGCGAGCAGGACCCGGACGGGTTCGTACGGGTGGTCGCCGGGGCGCTGGCGGGGCTGGCCGAGGCGACCCACTCCTCGTACAGCGGGCTGGTGGAGATCTCCGCCGCGGGCGTGACCAAGGCGGCGGGCCTGGCCTGGTACGCGGCCCGGTCCGGGATCGACGAGCGGGAGGTGCTGGCGTTCGGGGACATGCCGAACGACGTACCGATGCTCACCTGGGCCGGGCGGGCGGTGGCGGTCGCCAACGCACACCCGGCCGTACTGGAGATCGCCGACGAGGTGACCGGGTCGAACGCCGAGGACGGCGTGGCGGCGTACCTGGAGCAGATCTTCGGGGTGGGCTGAGGGCCGGGGCGGACCCGGGCCGTCAGAGGTACTGGCCCGGGGCGTGCCCCTCGTTGGTCGGCGGCATGCCCGGCATGCCGGGGGCCATCCCGCCGGGGCCACTGGGCAGCGCGGCCCGCCCGGAACGCATCTGCTCCAGCTGGACCCGGGCGGCCATCTGCTGGGCGACCAGGGCGGCCTGGATGCCGTGGAACAACCCCTCCAGCCAACCGACCAGCTGGGCGTGGGCGATCCGCAGCTCGCTCTCGCTGGGCGCCTTGTCCTCGGTGAACGGCAGCGAGATGCGCTCCAGTTCCTCACGCAGCTCGGGGGCCAGCCCTTCCTTCAGCTCGACGATCGACCGCTCGTGGATCTCCCGCATCCGGTGCCGGCTGGCGTCGTCGAGGGGGGCCGCCTTGACCTCCTCCAGCAGCTGCTTGATCATGCTGCCGATCCGCATCACCTTGGCCGGCTGCTCCACCAGCCGGGTCGGGTCCTCGCCCTGGCCCTCCTCGGTCAGCACCGTGCCGACCGGTCGGCCGTCCGGCCCGACCACCACCACGGTGCCGGGGATGCCGTCGTTGTCCTGTTCGTCGTGCTGTCCGGCAGAACGCGCTTCGGTCATGGCACCCATCTTTACGCAGCCGCCGCCACTCGCACGAGCCGGGACCGGCTCTGGGCGCGAACCACCCGGCCGGGGCGCGCTACCGTCGCCGTCATGTCCGCAGACCCGCGCGCCGTACTGACCCGGCCGGCCCCGCCGCCGGACGTGACGGTCGCCTACGGCGACCACCCGGAGCAGCTTGCCGACCTGCGCCGGCCGGCCGTCGGCGGGCCGGCCCGCCGGCTGGTGGTCGTGGTGCACGGCGGCTTCTGGCGAGCCGAGTACGACCGCGGCCACACCGGCCCGATGGCCGCCGCGCTGGCGGCGCTCGGACACCCGGTCGCCCAGGTCGAGTACCGGCGCACCGGCCAGCCCGACGGGGGCTGGCCGAACACCCTCACCGACGTGCTGGCCGGGGTGGCCGCGCTACCCGGGCTGGCCGCCGCCGCGCTGCCCGGCCTGGTGGCGCCCGCTCCGCCGATCCTGGTCGGGCACTCGGCGGGCGGGCACCTGGCCCTCTACGTGGCCGCGCACGCCCCGGCCACCGTCGGGGGCGTGCTCGCGCTGGCGCCGGTCGCGGACCTGGCGGAGGCGTACCGGCTGGACCTGGACGGGGGCGCGGTGGCGGCGCTGCTGGGCGGCGGCCCGACCGAGTTCCCCGACCGGTACGCGGCCACCGACCCATCGGCATTCGTGGCGATCCAAGCACGGACAGTAGTCATGCATGGCACCCTCGACCGCCAGGTTCCGGTCGCCATGAGTCGTTCCTGGGTAGCTGCCGCCCAGGGTGCCGGCACCCCCGCCACCCTCATTGAGCTGCCCGAATGCGAGCACTTTGGACTCATTGCCCCCGACTCGGCGGCATGGCCGCAGGTGGTCGGTGCGTTGCGGTCCCTGCACGATGATCTTCCGACCATTGACGCAGCGTCGCCAAGCAGGTAGAACGCCGGTGGGGCGTACGCCCTGGCAGCCCTTTCGGGAAGGAAATCGGTGTCGCAGATGAACCGCAGGCGGGCACTTCAGCTGCTGGCCGCTCTGGGTACCACCGGCCTGGCAGCGGGCTGCGCCTCCGGCTCCCAGGGCACCGACCGCCCGGGCAGCCCGATCAAGATCGGCCTCATCGTGCCGGGAAGCGGCCCGAACAAGACCGTCGGCGACGACATCGCCAACGGGTTCCGGCTCTTCCTCAGCCTCAACGACCAGCAGCTCGGCGGTCACCCGGTCACCCTGTTGACGGCCGAGGAGGGCGACAGCGCCAAGACCGGCCTGGTCGCCGTCGACCGGCTGGTCAAGGAAGGCGTGCTGGCGCTCACCGGCGTGGCCAGTTCCGCCGTCCTGTTCGGCATCCGAGACGCGGTCGAGCAGGCCCGGGTGCCGCTGATCGCCTCCAACGCCTCCACGATCAGCCTGCAGAGCGTCGTCTACATCTGGCGGACGGCGTACGTGCTCAACGAGCCGGGCCAGGCGCTCGGCCAGTACCTGCGGGAGAAGCTGGACGCGAAGAGCAAGATCGCCGTGTTCGCGCCGCAGGACACGAGCAGCCAGGACGTCATCAAGGGTCTTCGGCGCGGCTACGAGCAGGACGGTCGCCGGATCAAGGATCAAGATCTGATCTACACCCCCAACCTGCCCAACCCGAGCAAGGGCGTGTACGCCGCGTCGATTCACAAGGCGCTGCTCCGGAAACCGGACGCCGTCTTCTGCCACTACGCCGGCACCGCCGCGGTGACCTTCATCAAGCAGCTCTACAGCGAGGGCTACCGGGGACCGATCTACGCGCCCGGGTTCCTCACCGAGGGCACCGTGCTGAGCCAGCTCGACGACGACGAGGGGGGCGAGCTGCGGACGCTGATCGGGCGGTACGGCATCGAGACCGTGCTGAACTACTCGGCCGACCTCAACAACAGCGCCAACCGGGTGTTCGCCTCGGCGTACCGCAAGACGCACAACGCCACCCCGACCACCTACGCGATGGCCTCGTACGACGCCGCGCAGGTGCTGGACAAGGCGATCCGGCTGGCCGGCGGGGAACCGAATGCGCAGCAGGTCAACCTGGCGCTCGGCAAGGTCGGGCAGATGGACAGCCCGCGCGGCGCCTGGCAGTTCAACCAACCGCGTACCCCGCAGCAGAAGTGGTACCTGCGCCGGGTCCAGCGCGACGGCCGGATGCTGTCGAACGTCGTGATCAGCGAGCTGGCCACGCTCGGCTGACCCCCTGCGTACGCGAACGGGCGACCTCCCCGCGAGGAGGCCGCCCGTTTCCGCGCTCGGCGGGGGCGTGCGTCAGTGGCGCAGCTCGGCGATGCAGCACTTCACGCTGCCGCCGCCCTTCTTCAGCTCGGCCAGCTCGACCGGGACGGGGGTGTACCCGGCCGCCTTGAGCTTGCCGGCGAGCCGGGTCGCCTCGCTGTTCAGCACGACGTTGAGCCCGTCGCTGACCAGGTTCAGGCCGAAGGCCAGGGCGTCCTCGTCGTCCGCGAGCACCGCGTCGGGGAAGAGCTGGGCGAGGACCTTCTGGCTGGCCGTCGAGAAGGCGCCCGGGTAGTAGACGACGTTCTCGTCGTCGATCGAGGCGAGCGCCACGTCCAGGTGGTAGAAGCGCGGGTCGACCAGGCGCAGCGAGACCACCGGTCGGCCGAGCGCCTCCTGCGCCTCGGCGTGCGCCGCCAACTCGGTACGGAAGCCGTGCCCGGCGAGGATCAGGCCGCCGTGCGCGTCCGGCAGGTACGCGAAGTCGCCCTCACCCTCGTTGGTCTCGCTCGGCGCGATGAACCGCCAGCCGTTCTCCTCGTAGAACGCCCGGTGCGCGGCGGCCTCGGCGGCCCGCTGCTCGTGCTTGAACTGGGCGCCGTAGACCGTGCCGTCCACCACGAAGGCGCCGTTGGCCGCGAAGACCATGTCCGGCAGGCCCCGCTCGGGCGCGAGCAGGTGCACCTCGTGACCGAGGCTGACGAGGGTCTCCCGGAGGCGGTCCCACTGCTTGACCGCCAGCTCCGCGTCGACCGGCGCGGTCACATCCATCCACGGGTTGATCGCGTACTCGACCGCGAAGTGCTCGGGCGAGCACATGAGATATGTCCGCTTTCGCGGGACTCGCTGCTGGTTCACGGTCACCAAGAGTAGGTACGGTAGAACTTTGGTAACAGCCACAACCATTGCTTCCCAGAGGCGGAACGTTGCAGATAGACGCGGTCGACCAGCGAATCATTGCGTTGCTCGTGGCAGATGCCCGCGCCTCGTACGCGGACATCGGCGCGCGAGTGTCACTCTCCGCCCCCGCGGTCAAGCGACGCGTAGACCGACTCCGATCCGCGGGAGTCATCCGGGGCTTCACCGCGGTCGTCGACCCGGCCGCCGTCGGCTGGACCACGGAGGCGTTCGTCGAGCTGTTCTGCGCCGGCCGGACCACCCCGGCGCAGATCGGCGCCGCCGCCCGCCGGCACCCCGAGGTGGTCGGCGCGTACACCGTCTCCGGGGAGGCGGACGCGCTGGTGCACCTGCGGGCCGCCGACATCGCCCACCTGGAGGAGGCGCTGGAGCGGCTGCGGGCGGAGTCCTTCGTCACCTCGTCGCGCAGCACCATCGTCCTCTCCCGGCTGGTCGAGTCGCCCGGCGTCGGCCCGTCCGGCTCCTGATCCCGGCCGCGGTGGGCCGCGCGCCCGGCCATCGGCGGTGGGATCGGGCCCGGCCGTCAGCGGCGGGGATCGGGCCCGGCGATGGGGGCGGGCACGGCCGCCGGCCCGGTGGGCGCACCACCGGTGACCCCGCCGCTGCGGCTCGGGGCGGAACCGGGTGGGGCGGGGCGGCGTCGAAACGGACATGAGACCGGTAACCGCCGTCGCCGGTACGGTCGGCCTGCTCGCGCTGCCCCTGCTGGCCGG encodes:
- a CDS encoding HAD family hydrolase, coding for MGERPRLIATDIDGTLLRDDRTLSPRTVGVLARISAAGTPVVLVTGRPIRWLQLVYDQLAEPLPAICANGAVVYDPVADEVLRADPLAPELLAEVARRLRAQVPGVSFAVEIVDSRQMRHEVHYPLRWDADTDAIRAIESPEELLAVPAVKLLARAGEQDPDGFVRVVAGALAGLAEATHSSYSGLVEISAAGVTKAAGLAWYAARSGIDEREVLAFGDMPNDVPMLTWAGRAVAVANAHPAVLEIADEVTGSNAEDGVAAYLEQIFGVG
- a CDS encoding bacterial proteasome activator family protein; protein product: MGAMTEARSAGQHDEQDNDGIPGTVVVVGPDGRPVGTVLTEEGQGEDPTRLVEQPAKVMRIGSMIKQLLEEVKAAPLDDASRHRMREIHERSIVELKEGLAPELREELERISLPFTEDKAPSESELRIAHAQLVGWLEGLFHGIQAALVAQQMAARVQLEQMRSGRAALPSGPGGMAPGMPGMPPTNEGHAPGQYL
- a CDS encoding alpha/beta hydrolase family protein: MSADPRAVLTRPAPPPDVTVAYGDHPEQLADLRRPAVGGPARRLVVVVHGGFWRAEYDRGHTGPMAAALAALGHPVAQVEYRRTGQPDGGWPNTLTDVLAGVAALPGLAAAALPGLVAPAPPILVGHSAGGHLALYVAAHAPATVGGVLALAPVADLAEAYRLDLDGGAVAALLGGGPTEFPDRYAATDPSAFVAIQARTVVMHGTLDRQVPVAMSRSWVAAAQGAGTPATLIELPECEHFGLIAPDSAAWPQVVGALRSLHDDLPTIDAASPSR
- a CDS encoding ABC transporter substrate-binding protein, with the translated sequence MSQMNRRRALQLLAALGTTGLAAGCASGSQGTDRPGSPIKIGLIVPGSGPNKTVGDDIANGFRLFLSLNDQQLGGHPVTLLTAEEGDSAKTGLVAVDRLVKEGVLALTGVASSAVLFGIRDAVEQARVPLIASNASTISLQSVVYIWRTAYVLNEPGQALGQYLREKLDAKSKIAVFAPQDTSSQDVIKGLRRGYEQDGRRIKDQDLIYTPNLPNPSKGVYAASIHKALLRKPDAVFCHYAGTAAVTFIKQLYSEGYRGPIYAPGFLTEGTVLSQLDDDEGGELRTLIGRYGIETVLNYSADLNNSANRVFASAYRKTHNATPTTYAMASYDAAQVLDKAIRLAGGEPNAQQVNLALGKVGQMDSPRGAWQFNQPRTPQQKWYLRRVQRDGRMLSNVVISELATLG
- the ddaH gene encoding dimethylargininase; protein product: MVTVNQQRVPRKRTYLMCSPEHFAVEYAINPWMDVTAPVDAELAVKQWDRLRETLVSLGHEVHLLAPERGLPDMVFAANGAFVVDGTVYGAQFKHEQRAAEAAAHRAFYEENGWRFIAPSETNEGEGDFAYLPDAHGGLILAGHGFRTELAAHAEAQEALGRPVVSLRLVDPRFYHLDVALASIDDENVVYYPGAFSTASQKVLAQLFPDAVLADDEDALAFGLNLVSDGLNVVLNSEATRLAGKLKAAGYTPVPVELAELKKGGGSVKCCIAELRH
- a CDS encoding Lrp/AsnC family transcriptional regulator — protein: MQIDAVDQRIIALLVADARASYADIGARVSLSAPAVKRRVDRLRSAGVIRGFTAVVDPAAVGWTTEAFVELFCAGRTTPAQIGAAARRHPEVVGAYTVSGEADALVHLRAADIAHLEEALERLRAESFVTSSRSTIVLSRLVESPGVGPSGS